One window of the Amycolatopsis mediterranei genome contains the following:
- a CDS encoding RNA polymerase sigma factor, which translates to MTPEDTDADDDASVIARSRHEPSLFAVIFDRHSRHIHRYAARRLGPATADDVLADTFLIAFDKRAKFDPARSDARPWLYGIATNLISRQRRAEVRELKLRLAVGPPAADEGHADRVADQVTAQALATRLDRALAALRPRERDVLLLFAAEGLGYQDVAEALGIPVGTVKSRLNRARGRVRAELGAFDLVKETSGHG; encoded by the coding sequence ATGACCCCGGAAGACACCGATGCCGACGACGACGCGAGCGTGATCGCGCGGTCGCGGCACGAGCCGAGCCTGTTCGCGGTCATCTTCGACCGCCACTCGCGGCACATCCACCGCTACGCAGCCCGGCGCCTCGGCCCGGCGACCGCCGACGACGTCCTGGCCGACACGTTCCTGATCGCCTTCGACAAGCGGGCGAAGTTCGACCCGGCCCGGTCCGACGCCCGGCCGTGGCTCTACGGCATCGCCACGAACCTCATTTCCCGGCAGCGGCGGGCGGAAGTGCGCGAGCTGAAGCTCCGGCTGGCCGTCGGACCGCCGGCCGCCGACGAAGGGCACGCCGACCGGGTCGCCGACCAGGTCACCGCGCAGGCCCTCGCCACGCGGCTCGACCGGGCCCTGGCCGCCCTGCGTCCCCGCGAGCGGGACGTCCTGCTGCTCTTCGCCGCGGAAGGCCTGGGCTACCAGGACGTCGCCGAAGCACTCGGCATTCCCGTCGGCACCGTCAAATCTCGGCTCAACCGGGCTCGCGGCCGCGTCCGCGCCGAGCTCGGCGCCTTCGACCTCGTGAAGGAGACCTCGGGTCATGGATGA
- a CDS encoding CU044_5270 family protein, with product MDELDLIRTRAETVGFAPAEHLAPARERLLAAARGERRHRPRRWFWLAGASIGLAAAITAVVALTPADRVGVGAGVAHADPVKVLTAAADTALKEPAKPPRPDQFLYVKTEYAIPPNREVWLSVDGTRDSLIGSFKEGGCRNGKAPMYGTNDPRFEGKFEDCAPRRAYRTDLPTTADAMLAYLYDKEEDREGRAGYIGKAVYTLADEQALQPASYAALFAAAARVPGLTALDHVTDGAGRPGVGIEFPVSPGSDPKAKPIVLVFDATTYQFLGTTDSAVTVKTYVDEVGQRP from the coding sequence ATGGATGAACTGGACCTGATCCGCACCCGCGCGGAAACCGTCGGCTTCGCGCCGGCGGAGCACCTCGCTCCGGCCCGCGAGCGGCTGCTGGCCGCCGCGCGCGGCGAGCGGCGGCACCGGCCGCGCCGCTGGTTCTGGCTCGCCGGTGCCTCCATCGGCCTGGCCGCGGCGATCACCGCCGTCGTCGCACTGACCCCCGCCGACCGGGTCGGCGTCGGGGCGGGCGTGGCGCACGCCGACCCGGTCAAGGTGCTGACCGCAGCGGCGGACACCGCGCTGAAGGAGCCGGCCAAGCCGCCCCGGCCCGACCAGTTCCTGTACGTGAAGACCGAATACGCGATTCCCCCCAACCGCGAGGTCTGGCTCTCGGTCGACGGCACCCGCGACAGCCTGATCGGCAGCTTCAAGGAAGGGGGCTGCCGCAACGGCAAGGCGCCGATGTACGGCACGAACGACCCCCGCTTCGAAGGGAAGTTCGAGGACTGCGCACCCAGGCGGGCCTACCGGACCGACCTGCCGACGACGGCCGACGCGATGCTGGCCTACCTCTACGACAAGGAAGAGGATCGCGAAGGCCGGGCCGGCTACATCGGCAAGGCCGTCTACACCCTCGCCGACGAGCAGGCCCTCCAGCCGGCGTCCTACGCGGCGCTGTTCGCGGCGGCAGCGAGGGTGCCGGGCCTGACGGCCCTGGACCACGTCACCGACGGCGCCGGCCGCCCGGGCGTCGGGATCGAATTCCCGGTGTCCCCCGGTTCGGACCCGAAAGCGAAGCCGATCGTGCTGGTCTTCGACGCCACCACGTACCAGTTCCTGGGCACGACCGACAGCGCGGTGACGGTGAAGACCTACGTCGACGAGGTGGGGCAGCGCCCCTGA
- a CDS encoding SRPBCC family protein, with amino-acid sequence MIGTRLRSALLALSVAAGLAGTATSAEATPAGALSCRGVGIDPATQLHYRTETFIKAPAAAVWELHTDVARWPAWQPAVTSAQRLDAGPLRPGSRFRWTTPAPPTPTTPATTLVITSTVGQLQPGRCVRWTGPAIGDGLRIDRGVHVWTFTPVRGGVLVRTEESWTGEQIEADPATAIRYLAPGLDAWLAALKTTAEAR; translated from the coding sequence ATGATCGGCACCCGGCTTCGTTCGGCCCTGCTCGCACTTTCGGTCGCCGCGGGGCTCGCGGGCACCGCCACCTCGGCCGAGGCCACCCCGGCGGGGGCACTGAGCTGCCGCGGCGTCGGCATCGATCCGGCCACGCAGCTCCACTACCGGACCGAAACGTTCATCAAGGCGCCGGCCGCCGCGGTCTGGGAACTGCACACCGACGTGGCGCGCTGGCCCGCCTGGCAGCCGGCCGTCACCAGCGCGCAGCGGCTCGACGCCGGGCCGCTGCGGCCGGGTTCGCGCTTCCGCTGGACCACGCCGGCGCCGCCCACCCCGACGACCCCGGCGACCACCCTGGTGATCACCTCGACGGTCGGGCAGCTGCAGCCGGGCCGGTGCGTCCGCTGGACCGGCCCGGCGATCGGCGACGGCCTGCGCATCGACCGCGGCGTGCACGTCTGGACGTTCACGCCGGTCCGGGGCGGCGTGCTCGTCCGCACCGAGGAGAGCTGGACGGGCGAGCAGATCGAAGCCGACCCCGCCACTGCGATCCGCTACCTGGCGCCCGGGCTCGACGCCTGGCTCGCCGCCCTGAAGACCACCGCCGAAGCCCGCTGA
- a CDS encoding GTP cyclohydrolase II yields the protein MIPAATVRTRVRVPLRFADGFSASADVVTFDGLVDGAEHLALVFGDPVRPLVRLHSECLTGDVFGSARCDCGPQLREAVERIDGAGGVLLYLRQEGRGIGLYAKLDAYALQDAGLDTYQANTALGLPEDARDYTAAAQMLAALGIGEVDLLTNNPDKVRQLRERGVTVAGTVPTGVHATPDNLRYLDAKVRHTNHTLALPELAG from the coding sequence ATGATCCCCGCCGCCACCGTCCGCACCCGCGTGCGGGTCCCGCTGCGCTTCGCCGACGGCTTCTCCGCTTCGGCCGACGTCGTCACCTTCGACGGCCTGGTGGACGGCGCCGAGCACCTCGCCCTGGTCTTCGGCGACCCGGTCCGGCCGCTGGTGCGCCTGCACTCGGAGTGCCTGACCGGCGACGTGTTCGGGTCCGCCCGCTGCGACTGCGGGCCGCAGCTGCGCGAGGCGGTGGAACGGATCGACGGGGCCGGCGGCGTCCTGCTCTACCTGCGTCAGGAGGGCCGGGGCATCGGCCTCTACGCCAAGCTGGACGCCTACGCCCTGCAGGACGCCGGGCTCGACACCTACCAGGCGAACACCGCGCTGGGCCTGCCCGAGGACGCCCGCGACTACACCGCCGCGGCCCAGATGCTCGCCGCGCTGGGCATCGGCGAGGTGGACCTGCTCACCAACAACCCCGACAAGGTCCGGCAGCTGCGCGAGCGGGGCGTCACGGTCGCCGGGACGGTGCCCACCGGCGTGCACGCCACCCCGGACAACCTGCGGTACCTCGACGCCAAGGTCCGGCACACGAACCACACCCTGGCCCTGCCCGAACTGGCCGGGTGA
- a CDS encoding TetR/AcrR family transcriptional regulator produces MASARETNPEAPRPGGRPRDAALDEAIILATRERLVRDGYSLMTIGDIAADAGVSRPTLYRRWRTKFDLVVDALDYGFRKQRDSSPADLTGMAPREAFTEAVRRLDPAYFNPDAMVLMGNFAGEAIRTPELLGILREHAVEPRVTLVENVLSQLQESGDVAGDIDKHTIATLCFGSYFAAFYRGESRDEIPEAVVSVLWPAIAAKKPARRRRG; encoded by the coding sequence ATGGCGTCGGCACGCGAGACGAACCCGGAAGCGCCGCGGCCCGGCGGGCGTCCCCGCGACGCCGCGCTCGACGAAGCGATCATCCTGGCCACCCGCGAGCGCCTCGTCCGCGACGGCTACTCCCTCATGACCATCGGCGACATCGCCGCGGACGCAGGCGTCAGCCGTCCCACGCTGTACCGGCGGTGGCGCACCAAGTTCGACCTCGTCGTCGACGCGCTCGACTACGGCTTCCGCAAGCAACGCGATTCCTCCCCCGCCGACCTGACCGGAATGGCCCCGCGCGAGGCGTTCACCGAAGCCGTCCGGCGGCTCGATCCCGCGTACTTCAACCCGGACGCCATGGTGCTCATGGGCAACTTCGCCGGCGAAGCCATCCGCACGCCGGAGCTGCTCGGGATCCTGCGGGAGCACGCCGTCGAACCGCGGGTCACGCTCGTCGAAAACGTGCTGTCCCAGCTGCAGGAGAGCGGCGATGTCGCCGGCGACATCGACAAGCACACCATCGCCACCCTGTGCTTCGGCAGCTACTTCGCCGCTTTCTACCGGGGCGAGAGCCGGGACGAGATTCCCGAAGCGGTCGTGTCGGTGCTGTGGCCGGCGATCGCGGCGAAGAAGCCGGCCCGCCGCCGACGCGGCTGA
- a CDS encoding phytanoyl-CoA dioxygenase family protein, with product MTAHQTAPAPLSAADLAALTERLESDGIIGLPGAFPRAWVRQLGEDIDTAFAEARARPGGAVGRGPNRFYVEIHPEQLRGFAELAGHPWITAVAEAVLGPAYRIVEVGFDVPLEGAVDQPWHRDFPMPAETAREGRLTSLAVNVTAVDTEPDMGPFEIAPGTHRDDGCAFDHGMFPPREAWPRYRELATRKFPRMGDISIRSALTVHRGTANHSAKARPVLVLGLDAPGAGNDARHDTAVTREFWAALPESVRAHLHCPVVDVLRPITQKHTIEGLVMGA from the coding sequence ATGACCGCGCACCAGACCGCCCCCGCTCCGCTGTCCGCCGCCGACCTCGCGGCGCTGACCGAGCGCCTCGAGTCGGACGGCATCATCGGCCTGCCCGGGGCGTTCCCGCGTGCGTGGGTGCGGCAGCTCGGGGAAGACATCGACACGGCGTTCGCCGAGGCCCGCGCCCGCCCGGGCGGGGCCGTCGGCCGCGGGCCGAACCGCTTCTACGTGGAGATCCACCCGGAGCAGCTGCGCGGGTTCGCCGAACTGGCCGGCCACCCGTGGATCACGGCCGTCGCCGAGGCGGTGCTGGGGCCGGCGTACCGGATCGTCGAGGTGGGCTTCGACGTCCCGCTCGAAGGCGCGGTGGACCAGCCGTGGCACCGGGACTTCCCGATGCCCGCCGAAACCGCGCGCGAGGGGCGGCTGACGTCGCTGGCGGTGAACGTGACCGCGGTCGACACCGAGCCGGACATGGGGCCGTTCGAGATCGCGCCGGGCACGCACCGGGACGACGGCTGCGCGTTCGACCACGGCATGTTCCCGCCCCGGGAGGCCTGGCCGCGGTACCGCGAACTCGCGACCCGCAAGTTCCCGCGGATGGGCGACATTTCGATCCGCTCGGCCCTCACGGTCCACCGCGGCACCGCGAACCACTCGGCGAAGGCCCGCCCGGTGCTGGTGCTGGGCCTCGACGCGCCGGGGGCGGGCAACGACGCCCGCCACGACACGGCGGTGACCCGCGAGTTCTGGGCGGCACTGCCGGAATCCGTGCGCGCGCACCTGCACTGCCCGGTCGTCGACGTCCTGCGGCCGATCACCCAGAAGCACACGATCGAGGGGCTCGTGATGGGGGCTTGA
- a CDS encoding LacI family DNA-binding transcriptional regulator, with amino-acid sequence MNPKLRDVAEHAGVSVRTVSNVVNGFRYVAPATRERVQASIDALGYRPNLAARTLRRGRTGLVALVIPEIDSPYFAELAARTVRIAGARGLTVLIDQTDGDAEREKELLHGRRSQLVDGVLFSPWAVAPAELAARTDTVPLVLLGEHDGTAGVDHVAIDNVAAAREATRHLLASGRRRVAALGIQPRSLNATARQRLAGYRQALAEAGLPAEPELEVPVRRLHRADGHRAMLGLLELSRPPDAVFCFTDELALGAVRAAADRGVAVPESVALVGFDDIEDGRYSVPALTTVSPDKDRIAELALDRLARQAADPEPPRSIVAPHHLEVRESS; translated from the coding sequence GTGAACCCGAAACTGCGTGACGTGGCCGAGCACGCCGGCGTCTCGGTGCGCACGGTGTCCAACGTGGTCAACGGGTTCCGGTACGTGGCCCCGGCGACCCGGGAACGCGTGCAGGCGAGCATCGATGCGCTCGGCTACCGGCCGAACCTGGCCGCGCGCACGCTGCGGCGCGGGCGGACCGGGCTGGTGGCGCTGGTGATCCCGGAGATCGACTCGCCGTACTTCGCCGAGCTCGCCGCGCGGACGGTCCGGATCGCCGGTGCCCGCGGCCTGACCGTGCTCATCGACCAGACCGACGGGGACGCCGAGCGCGAGAAGGAACTGCTGCACGGCCGGCGCAGCCAGCTGGTCGACGGGGTCCTGTTCAGCCCGTGGGCGGTGGCCCCCGCGGAGCTGGCCGCGCGCACCGACACCGTCCCGCTGGTGCTGCTCGGCGAGCACGACGGCACCGCCGGCGTCGACCACGTCGCCATCGACAACGTCGCGGCCGCGCGCGAGGCCACCCGGCACCTGCTGGCCTCGGGCCGCCGCCGCGTCGCGGCACTGGGCATCCAGCCGCGCTCGCTGAACGCGACCGCGCGGCAGCGGCTCGCCGGGTACCGGCAGGCACTGGCCGAGGCGGGCCTGCCCGCTGAGCCGGAACTCGAGGTCCCGGTGCGGCGCCTGCACCGGGCCGACGGCCACCGGGCGATGCTGGGCCTGCTGGAGCTGTCCCGGCCGCCCGACGCCGTCTTCTGCTTCACCGACGAACTGGCGCTGGGCGCGGTGCGGGCCGCCGCCGACCGCGGTGTCGCGGTGCCGGAATCGGTGGCCCTGGTGGGGTTCGACGACATCGAAGACGGCCGCTACAGCGTGCCGGCCCTGACCACCGTGTCACCGGACAAGGACCGCATCGCCGAACTCGCCCTCGACCGGCTGGCGCGGCAGGCGGCCGACCCGGAACCCCCGCGGTCGATCGTCGCGCCGCACCACCTGGAAGTGCGCGAATCGAGCTGA
- a CDS encoding S1 family peptidase — MAVAVLTGAGLAFAHAVTGVTVAGPILAAAAGGHSLPDTAAAAPAPVPVTTSARPAPNPTLPFNAKLTSDDIPVPGGGVRNGACSGALVAPQWIVTAGHCFHDLKDARIGGRPPYTMTVTVGRLKDTDPGGYTTEVVDVRQSPVNDLAVAKLGRPIDDIVPVALATSRPSVGKQLQFAGWGSHSATVLGPSDHLKRGRFTVSGIGQATLEAQPVGTRTVENGPCPEDSGGPFFVSDDDRTGTLVAIVNTGPPCPQPGAETIARVDVVADWIREQIG; from the coding sequence GTGGCGGTCGCGGTGCTGACCGGTGCCGGCCTCGCGTTCGCCCACGCCGTGACCGGGGTGACGGTCGCGGGCCCGATCCTGGCCGCGGCGGCCGGCGGGCACAGCCTGCCCGACACCGCGGCCGCGGCCCCCGCGCCGGTGCCGGTGACCACCTCCGCCCGGCCGGCCCCGAACCCGACCCTGCCGTTCAACGCGAAGCTGACCTCCGACGACATCCCCGTCCCGGGCGGCGGGGTGCGCAACGGCGCCTGCAGCGGGGCGCTGGTCGCGCCGCAGTGGATCGTCACCGCCGGGCACTGCTTCCACGACCTGAAGGACGCCCGGATCGGCGGGCGGCCGCCGTACACGATGACCGTCACCGTCGGACGGCTGAAGGACACCGATCCCGGCGGGTACACGACCGAGGTCGTCGACGTCCGGCAGTCGCCGGTGAACGACCTGGCGGTGGCCAAGCTCGGCCGCCCGATCGACGACATCGTCCCGGTGGCGCTGGCCACGAGCCGGCCGTCGGTCGGGAAGCAGCTCCAGTTCGCCGGCTGGGGTTCGCACTCGGCGACCGTGCTCGGCCCGTCCGACCACCTCAAACGCGGGCGGTTCACGGTGTCGGGCATCGGCCAGGCGACCCTGGAGGCCCAGCCGGTCGGCACGCGCACGGTCGAAAACGGCCCGTGCCCCGAGGACTCGGGCGGCCCGTTCTTCGTCTCGGACGACGACCGCACCGGAACGCTGGTGGCCATCGTCAACACCGGGCCGCCGTGCCCCCAGCCCGGCGCCGAGACGATCGCCCGGGTGGACGTCGTGGCGGACTGGATCCGCGAACAGATCGGCTGA
- a CDS encoding TetR/AcrR family transcriptional regulator, translating to MTSESPRERYRAQVREEIKRHAWEQIAAAGVPALSLNAIAKQVGMSGPALYRYFASRDELITALIRDAYRSLADTVRAARDAGAGLPGLAGTIRDWARSDPQRYFLVYGTPVPGYHAPDDTTAISFEVMAVLIEACAEETGEEPPTPFDAHLETHREWAGGHPAPAAALHRALSFWTRLHGVLSLELAGHFAGMKFDPDLFLAEELAALRAR from the coding sequence GTGACCAGCGAGAGCCCGCGAGAGCGGTACCGAGCCCAGGTGCGCGAGGAGATCAAGCGCCACGCGTGGGAACAGATCGCCGCGGCCGGGGTGCCCGCCCTGTCGCTCAACGCGATCGCGAAGCAGGTGGGCATGAGCGGCCCCGCGCTGTACCGGTACTTCGCGAGCCGGGACGAGCTGATCACCGCCCTGATCCGGGACGCCTACCGCAGCCTCGCCGACACCGTCCGTGCCGCCCGCGACGCCGGGGCCGGCCTGCCCGGACTGGCGGGCACCATCCGCGACTGGGCACGCAGCGACCCGCAGCGGTACTTCCTCGTCTACGGCACGCCCGTGCCCGGCTACCACGCGCCGGACGACACCACCGCGATCTCGTTCGAGGTCATGGCGGTGCTGATCGAAGCCTGCGCCGAAGAGACCGGCGAGGAGCCGCCGACGCCGTTCGACGCGCACCTCGAGACCCACCGCGAGTGGGCGGGCGGCCACCCCGCGCCGGCCGCGGCCCTGCACCGCGCGCTGTCCTTCTGGACCCGCCTGCACGGCGTGCTCTCACTCGAGCTGGCCGGCCACTTCGCCGGCATGAAGTTCGACCCGGACCTGTTCCTCGCCGAGGAACTGGCCGCGCTGCGGGCGCGCTGA
- a CDS encoding GGDEF domain-containing protein: protein MGAAAMGESVVTGGGRSPSGWKLWSLPGRVRFLVLGVDLLALGVLVLAARAAPTPGQWVTAAWLAAAALPHLHASHVIERRRRDRAGAPYVDLCSVWIFAGVIVLPLVLELVLVAVIYAHRWVLVNRFDAVRPPHRTVYTAATLALAAAAAAAVLQSSGVHQHLAGGARPGWADLAAVVAAAAVQWAVNTGLVGTVIAWTVTVEHPRRLIGSASDNLLEVSQLALGVFVALALLWWPPAALLMIIPTFALHQCVQLDQLKLAARTDQRTGLLNAIAWHEQAEHALERTRGRIGVLMIDLDWFKRINDTHGHPVGDDVLAEVATVLTRTVRRGDTVGRYGGEEFAVLLPDVDEAEVRAIAERIRLRIRGLRITAPTGEAVTLSATIGAALDPAEPGAGLDEMIRAADDALYAGKKAGRDRVAVAGW, encoded by the coding sequence ATGGGGGCAGCTGCGATGGGGGAAAGCGTGGTCACCGGCGGGGGCCGGTCGCCATCGGGGTGGAAGCTGTGGTCGTTGCCGGGGCGGGTGCGGTTCCTCGTCCTGGGCGTGGATCTGCTGGCGCTCGGCGTGCTGGTGCTCGCGGCCCGCGCGGCGCCGACACCGGGGCAATGGGTGACGGCGGCCTGGCTCGCCGCGGCGGCCCTGCCGCACCTGCACGCCTCCCACGTCATCGAACGGCGGCGGCGCGACCGCGCGGGCGCGCCGTACGTCGACCTCTGCAGCGTCTGGATCTTCGCCGGGGTCATCGTGCTGCCCCTGGTGCTCGAACTGGTGCTGGTGGCGGTGATCTACGCCCACCGCTGGGTGCTGGTCAACCGGTTCGACGCGGTCCGCCCGCCGCACCGCACCGTGTACACCGCCGCCACGCTCGCGCTGGCCGCGGCCGCCGCGGCCGCCGTGCTGCAGTCGAGCGGCGTCCACCAGCACCTCGCCGGCGGCGCGCGGCCGGGCTGGGCCGACCTCGCCGCGGTGGTCGCCGCGGCGGCGGTGCAGTGGGCGGTCAACACCGGGCTCGTCGGCACGGTCATCGCCTGGACGGTCACCGTCGAGCACCCGCGCCGGCTGATCGGCAGCGCGTCGGACAACCTGCTGGAGGTCAGCCAGCTGGCGCTGGGCGTGTTCGTCGCGCTCGCCCTGCTCTGGTGGCCGCCCGCCGCGCTGCTGATGATCATCCCGACGTTCGCGCTGCACCAGTGCGTCCAGCTCGACCAGCTCAAGCTCGCCGCCCGCACCGACCAGCGCACCGGGCTGCTCAACGCGATCGCCTGGCACGAACAGGCCGAGCACGCGCTCGAGCGCACCCGCGGCCGGATCGGGGTGCTGATGATCGACCTCGACTGGTTCAAGCGCATCAACGACACCCACGGCCACCCGGTCGGCGACGACGTCCTCGCCGAGGTGGCCACCGTGCTCACCCGGACCGTCCGGCGCGGGGACACGGTCGGCCGGTACGGCGGCGAGGAGTTCGCCGTCCTGCTGCCCGACGTCGACGAAGCCGAGGTCCGCGCGATCGCCGAGCGGATCCGTCTCCGGATCCGGGGGCTGCGCATCACCGCGCCGACGGGCGAGGCGGTGACGCTGTCGGCGACGATCGGCGCGGCACTGGACCCGGCGGAGCCCGGCGCCGGCCTCGACGAGATGATCCGCGCGGCCGACGACGCGTTGTACGCGGGCAAGAAGGCCGGCCGCGACCGGGTGGCGGTCGCCGGTTGGTGA
- a CDS encoding ZIP family metal transporter has translation MPQWVEAGLWGLVGGVALVLGAAVAWWVRVPRRVVAGIMAFGAGVLISALAFDLVDEAQRSGGLVPTAGGFLGGATVYVLINVLLARRGARHRKRSGDQQPSEQDTAGSGAAIAVGALLDGIPESVVLGVSLLGGGGIGVTVLAAVFISNVPEGLSSAAGMKTAGRNARYVFGVWSGIAVASGLAALVGNLLLRSASPATVAAITAVAAGAILAMIADTMIPEAFERTELYTGLLATIGFLTAFVIEHAG, from the coding sequence GTGCCGCAGTGGGTGGAGGCGGGGCTGTGGGGCCTCGTCGGCGGGGTCGCGCTGGTGCTCGGCGCCGCCGTGGCCTGGTGGGTGCGGGTGCCGCGGCGGGTCGTCGCCGGGATCATGGCCTTCGGGGCCGGGGTGCTCATCTCCGCGCTGGCGTTCGACCTCGTCGACGAAGCCCAGCGGTCCGGCGGCCTCGTGCCGACCGCCGGCGGCTTCCTCGGCGGCGCCACCGTGTACGTCCTGATCAACGTGCTCCTCGCCCGGCGGGGTGCCCGGCACCGCAAGCGTTCCGGTGACCAGCAACCGTCCGAACAGGACACCGCGGGCAGCGGGGCAGCCATTGCCGTCGGTGCCCTGCTCGACGGGATCCCGGAATCCGTCGTGCTCGGCGTGTCGCTGCTCGGTGGCGGGGGCATCGGGGTCACCGTGCTCGCCGCCGTGTTCATTTCGAACGTCCCCGAAGGCCTGTCCAGCGCAGCCGGCATGAAGACGGCCGGCCGCAATGCCCGGTACGTCTTCGGCGTCTGGAGCGGCATCGCGGTCGCCAGCGGACTCGCGGCCCTCGTCGGCAACCTCCTGCTGCGGTCGGCGTCCCCCGCGACCGTCGCCGCGATCACGGCGGTGGCCGCGGGGGCGATCCTCGCCATGATCGCCGACACCATGATCCCGGAGGCGTTCGAACGCACCGAGCTCTACACCGGCCTGCTCGCCACCATCGGCTTCCTCACCGCGTTCGTCATCGAGCACGCCGGCTGA
- a CDS encoding MarR family winged helix-turn-helix transcriptional regulator, which translates to MGRPRWLNAEEKRAWNAFLGTYELLNRRLDQQLKQDSGISHLQYVILARLSAAPDRELRMAELACAVSNSKSGLTYQIGQLEQGGLVRRRACESDPRAVYAVLTDEGVALLEQAAPGHVALVRELLIEVLTPDQLHAMADGLGEANRRMLAVDDPAAGCS; encoded by the coding sequence ATGGGTCGTCCACGGTGGCTGAACGCCGAGGAGAAACGCGCCTGGAACGCGTTCCTCGGCACCTACGAGCTGCTCAACCGGCGCTTGGACCAGCAGCTCAAGCAGGATTCCGGGATTTCCCACCTCCAGTACGTGATCCTTGCCCGGCTCAGTGCGGCCCCCGACCGCGAGCTGCGGATGGCCGAGCTGGCCTGCGCCGTGTCGAACTCCAAGAGCGGGCTGACCTACCAGATCGGCCAGCTGGAGCAGGGCGGCCTCGTGCGCCGCCGCGCGTGCGAAAGCGATCCGCGGGCCGTCTACGCGGTGCTCACCGACGAAGGCGTGGCCCTGCTGGAACAGGCCGCGCCGGGGCACGTCGCCCTGGTCCGCGAGCTGCTGATCGAAGTCCTCACGCCGGACCAGCTGCACGCCATGGCCGACGGCCTCGGCGAGGCGAACCGCCGCATGCTCGCGGTCGACGACCCCGCCGCCGGCTGTTCTTGA